The following nucleotide sequence is from Oenanthe melanoleuca isolate GR-GAL-2019-014 chromosome 5, OMel1.0, whole genome shotgun sequence.
GGATGCCAAGAAATCAGAAACCCTGGGAAAACAACACTGGGACTCATGGGATGCTAAACCATAGGATTCCTGAGTTGTCCAGCCCTGGGACCCCTGGAAAAACAAACCTCGGGACCCCGGGATACCCAAAGTTGGGACCCCTGGGATACCCAAAGCTGGGATCCCTGGGTTGTCCAGCCTTAGGATCCTTGAGATCCCTAGATCCTGAGGTTTGGCATGCCCAGCCTCAGGCCTTGCGCCCCTGGGATGTCCAGCCATGGATGCAGGAAAGCACTGCTGGCTCCCCATCCCTGACATTCCCCTGGTCTTCCTGCAGGTCCGGGCCCCTTCCCTGGGGTCATTGACCTGTTTGGGGGTGCGGGGGGACTGATCGAGTTCCGGGCGGGGCTCCTGGCCAGCCGGGGCTTTGCCGTGCTGGCCCTCGCCTTCTTCGCCTATGACGACCTGCCCCGAGTCCTGGCCCAGCTGGATCTGGAATATTTTGAGGAAGcggcagagctgctcctccgGCATCCCAAGGTGAGTCCTGGAGCGTGGAGAAAGGCACCTGTGAGCCAGGGTGTGCTGAGGATTGGAGGAAACTTGTTGAGCGGGATGTCCAGGTGACCAGGGATTGTCCTGGGGACCGGGAATGCCCTGGGGACATCCTCATCTTGGTGAGCAGGATGTCCAGGTGATGAGGCATAATGTCCCAGGAATATTCCAGTGAGTGGGATGTCCTGGCGACTGGGGGTATCCCATGAAGACATCCTCGTCCTGGCACCCAGAGATGTCCCAGTAAATGTGTTATCCCTGTGTGTTATCCCAGCTGGCTCCATGTCCTCTTGCTTCAGGTCCGAGGCCCAGGCCTGGGCGTGGTGGGCGTCTCCAAAGGTGCGGAGGTGGCCTTGTCCATGGCGACCTTCCTGCCACAGGTGGTGGCCACAGTGTGGATCAACGGCACGGCCTTCCTGTACGGAAACCCGCTGGTCTACAAGGAGCTCCGCATCCCTCCCATTCCCTACTACACCGAGCGCATCCAGTTCACCGAGGTGGGAGCCATAGACAACTCCGGCATCTTCGCCGACCCCCGGGATCCCGCCTACCGCGCCTCGGCCATCCCGGTGGAGAAGATCCGGGGAAAGGTGCTGTTTGTGGTGGGAGAGGCCGACCGGAGCTTCAACAGCAAGCTGTTTGCCGAGCTGGCCCTGGCGCGGATGCCGCCGGAGAGCGGCCGGATCCTGTCCTATCCCGGCGCCGGGCACCTGATCGAGCCCCCTGGATCCCCGCTGTGCAGCAACTCCAGCATCCGGGGCACTCCCCGGCCGGTGGCGTGGGGAGGAGAGCCCCAGCCGCATGCCCGGGCCCAGGAGCATTCCTGGCAGGAGATCCTGCAGTTCTTGGAGCTGCATCTGGGGTCGGTTGCCAGCATGAAGCTGTGAGGGGTGGGGAAAAAGGGGTTGGGGTCACCGGGATTGTCACTGGGGAATAAAGTGTCACTGGCAGcacctgcctgtgctcctgggggATGATGTGTGGGACAAAGGCTGGACACTGATTTAAGAGATGTATTGGAGATATTTGGGAGATACATCAGACATATATTGGATATATACAtcagatatatacatatatatatatgtatgtagGATATGTGGGATACACAATACACGTATGCCCAGATATATATTGGATATATACCAGATATTTATTGGACATACGTATAGGGTATATATTGGATACATATGGAACTTTTATAGGATACAGAACAGACAGCTCAGACATATATAGCacatatataaaacatatattAGACatagatatgtatatataaatagGGCATATAtggagcacacacagaacatGTGTTGGCCATATATCAagcccagctgtgtctctgGGGATATactgctctctctgcagcttcccGGGGAGGTTTGAGGGAATCGCATCCAGCCTCCAGCTCCTTGccctcctgctgggatccctgtgctcctgggagctggcatGACCCTGTTCCCACGCCCAGGGCATGGGACAGGGAGTGGCTGTGACCAGTGCTCCAGGATGGGTGGGGACGGGTGATGCGGTTTAATCCACAGTGAAGATAAATCCCAGAAGGAAAATCTGGGGaaagggaggcagagggaatgCACATGGAGGACTTTGGAtgccctgtggcactgccagcagggcacagccagggcacagcagggatttggggtaaCTGGCTGAGTCAGATGCCGCTGGGGCCATGCCACTGTGTCCCCTGGTCACATGGGTATGCCAGGAGTGGCGTGTCCAGATGtcaccactgtccccactggctctggggagctgggcacacaccagccttctcctttccccctgGATAACTTGATCCAGCTGGGCATCCTGCCTGGCACCAGTTCCATTCCCTGTTCACTGGGACTGTCTCCAAGCACGGGATAAGCTTGGTTTGTCCTTGGTCACTGTGACACGGCCACAGGAGGTGACCACAGGGCCGGGGCACCGAGGTCACCGGCGGCACGGGAGCGaggagccctgggcagagctcatCCCACGGGATCAGCTGATCCTGATCCCCCCCCACATCCCATCTGGATATAAATGCACAGcgcagagccctgtgctccgTCTGTGTCACTGCCATGGGACAGAGCtgttccttcctcctgctcctcttcctcctgtccCCGTGGCCCAGAGCCACCGTGGCACTCCTGCAGTACCGCCAGGAATGcggagagctgggaatgcagctCCTGGTCCTCCCGCCCCACGGCCGCTCTGTTCGCTTCAAGGTTCTGGGTGAGTGGGGGGGACTCCCTGGATCCCCTCGGGGTGCTGGATTTCCCTGGGattcaccccaaacccagagtGTTCCATGGTTGTGGTATCCCGGTGAGATGAGTCCCGTGGCTTGGATGAGCTgttgctgctgcccagggggTTTCCATGCACCTGGatgtgtcacctccctgtgtcCATGGTGTCCCTCCAGACGAGTTTGGCTCCCGCTTTGATGTGGCCAACTGCTCCATCTGCCTCCACTGGCTGAATTCCAGAGAGGACGGCTCCGTCATCTTCTCCTCTGGCTACAAGGGCTGCCACGTCCTGTTCAAGGTGacgctcctgtcccctctgcagtCCCCTCCAGCAGCATGGGGGTGACTGTCCCTCATGTCCCCTCGCAGGAGAACCGCTACATCCTGCgggtgcagctggaggagctgctgtccaGCGGGATCCCCGTCACCTCCTATGAGGTCAACATGACCTGCCCCACGCCAGGTGGCTCTGAGGTGCTCCCAGATGGGAAGCGGGAGCAGGCCCGGGACACAGGAGTCCTGTTCTCCCACACTGGCCTGCACCAGCTCTCCGAGTCCTCCCTCACCTTTACGGGATCCCACTACACATCCCAAGATCATGTGGAGCAGATTCACACCGTGGGACATTACGAGCCCAGCTCAGTCCTTCCTGGGATGCAGCACCATTCCAGTCCGGCTCATTCGGGGCTTCTGTCCCAGCCTAGTGGGGCTCATCCTGTCACCCAATTCCAGGGAAGCTTCATCCAGCCGGGAGTGCAGCCACTCCAGACTGGGGGGCAGAACCAGCCAGGGATGCTTCGCCCAGTGCTTGTatcccaaaaccatcccagtTTTGTGCATCCTGGGGGTCAGACACAGCCGGGGAACCTGCGTCCAGGGTCTGTATCCCAAAACCAGCCTGGGATGATGCACCCTGGGGGACAAAACCAGCCAGGGATTCGCCCAGGGTCTGTATCCCAAAACCAGCCTGGGATGATGTATCCTGGGGGACAAAATCAACCAGGGATTCGCCCAGGGTCTGTATCCCAAAACCATCTTGGGGGACAAAACCAGCCAGGGATTCGCCCAGGGTTTGTATCCCAAAACCAGCCTGGGATGATGCATCATGGAGGACAAAACCAGCCAGGGATTCGCCCAGGGTCTGTATCCCAAAACCAGCCTGGGATGATGCATCATGGAGGACAAAACCAGCCAGGGATTCGCCCAGGGTCTGTATCCCAAAACCAGCCTGGGATGATGCATCATGGGGGACAAAACCAGCCAGGGATTCGCCCAGGGTCTGTATCCCAAAACCAGCCTGGGATGATGCATCATGGAGGACAAAACCAGCCAGGGATTCGCCCAGGTTCTGTATCTCAAAACCATCTTGGGGGACAAAACCAGCCAGTATTTCGCCCAGAGTCTGTAGCACAAAACCAGCCTGGGATATTGCATCTTGGAGGACAAAACCAGCCAGGGATTCGCCCAGGGTCTGTAGCACAAAACCAGCCTGGGGGACAACACCAACCAGGGATTCGCCCAGGGTTTGTATCCCAAAACCCTCCTGGGGGCCAAAACCAACCAGGGCTTCGCCCTGGACTTGTATCCCAAAACCAGCCTGGCTCAAGCTCCACTGGTGCCCAGACTTCCACAGGATTCCTGCGCCCAGGAGCTCAGGCCCCAAACCAGGTGGGAGTATCCCGTCCCAGTGATTACTCCAACTCCCAGACCGGGCTCCatggcagcactgggctgctccatcctggccATCCCAGCCCGGCTTTGGTGCACCCAGGACTCTCATCCTGGCCAGGTTACATCAGGCCTGgactccagccccagccaggcctgggacgcccagggctgcagccccagcctggattgCTCCGTCCTGGGAGCCTGCTGGAGTCCACAGCACTCTTCTACCCTTCGGCAGGGGCAGGTAAGGTGGGAAGATGGGATGGAGGGATACTGTGACAAAGGGAAACAGCCTCAAGGTGCTTTTCCAACCCACATTCCATGCTGTGTCccccctctgcctccccccAGGAACGCAGCTGACACgggagcagtgccaggtgcCAGTGGGCCGGATGCCGTgcctggctccccagggacaggatggatgCCTGCAGGCGGGATGCTGCTATGACGACATGGACCGTACCACACCCTGCTATTATGGGAATACCGGTAGGACACCCGGAggcacatcccaaaatccctccccgGCGCCGGGAGAGGGGAACTCAGGGTGATGGAGCCTCTCCATGGTATTGCAGCCACCGTGCAGTGCCTGCTGGAGGGATACTTTGTCCTGGTGGTCCCACGGGGAATGGTGGCGGCGCCGTACAACCCGGACAGTGTGCGGCTGGCCAGCAGCCAGGCGGGGTGTGAGCCCCTCCACACATCCGAGGCCTTTGTCATGTTCCGCTTCCCGGTCACCCACTGCGGCACCACAGTCCAGGTAGGATGGGAAAACCCTGGAGAACCCCCAGGTGGGCATGCTGGGCTTACTTCAGGATAGAAGTGCCCCCACGATGCTCCCAGTCATTCAAAAACTTCAGGATAAGGAACGCATCCACACACTGCCTCCTGCCTCAAATCCTGATCCATGTATTCCCCCCAGGATGTCTCCCATTTCAGTGTTCCCTACACAGGTGATTGAGGACAGGCTGATCTATGAAAACCAGCTGATCTCTACCATTGATGTCCAGGGATCCCCCCGTGGCTCAGTCACTCGGGACAGCGTCTACATGTAAGGGAAAGGGGGTGGAAAAATCCAGGCAGAGAGCCTGGATTCCCCCTTGGATCAAACCAACCCTCActcctgccagctcccctgTGGTGTCCCCACAACTGAGGGGGCTGATGGAGGTTTTGGGAGTCTCCCAcctttctctgcctcttttccCCAGTCTCCATGCTCGGTGCATCTACAATTCCAGCGACCTGCTTCCCTTGGGAGTGGAGGTGGCCGCGCCCCCCACGGCCGCCGCCCTGGCCATGCCAGGCCCACTGGGGCTCCAGCTGCGGATTGCCACCGGTGGGTGCTCCCTATCCTGCTCCCTATCCCGCTCCCCAAACCACTCAACCCCTCCCACTATTCCCACAGACGAATCCTACAGCTCCTACCACCCTGTGGGTGACTTCCCCCTGGTGAGGGTGCTCCGGGACCCCATTTACGTGGAAGTCCGGCTGCTCCAGAAGACGGATCCCAAtttggtgctggtgctgcatcACTGCTGGGCCTCCCCTGGctcccatcccacatcccagccccagtggcCCATCCTGGTAGAGGGGTGAGtggaaagggatgggaaggTGGAAGTGAGGGGGGAATCACTGTGCTGACACAGTGTCCTTGTTTCCCGCCCAGGTGTCCTTTCCAAGGGGACAACTACAGGACTCGGCTGATTCCAGTGGGTCCGgcctctccagagctgcccttCCCGAGCCACTACCAGCGCTTTGTCATCTCCACCTTCACCTTTGTGGAGCCCCCTGgaatggctgtgctggagggggAGGTGAAGGGGATCCCTCTGAATCCCTATGGGAATCCCTCATCCCAACACCCCCAAACTCACCTCAGCACTGACCCCGCTTCTGGCTGCCCACAGTCTTTTCCTGTTGGGAAATTCACACTGCTTTTGGGGAGTTCCTCAAGGCTTGGGGATGCTTTTTGGGGGTCCCTTCAGGCTTGGGGACCCTTTCTGGGGATCTCCAGGTGACGCTGGCATTCCTGTGGCTCCCAGGTGTACATCTCCTGCAGTGCTTCTGTGTGCCACCTGGCCCAGCCGGAGCCGTGCCGGccctcctgccagctgggagTGCCCTCACGTGAGTCTGGCAGcctccagggatttggggagacCTCTACAGGTCCCCCTCTTCCCATGCCAACCTGCTTTTCCCCACAGGAGTGCGGAGGTCTCTAGGGGACAGGAAGACAGCTGACAGCATGGGGATAGTCACATCCCAGGGATTCATCGTCTTTCCTGAGGTTCCCAAgagagcaggaactgagcaAAGAGGCTAAGGGGTGAGTGCCTTCTGCTCCCTAAAAACTTAATCCCAAACACCCCTTCATCCCTCTGTGTTATCTTCTCCCCCTGTTACTcctcacagctc
It contains:
- the ZP1 gene encoding zona pellucida sperm-binding protein 1 isoform X2, whose protein sequence is MGQSCSFLLLLFLLSPWPRATVALLQYRQECGELGMQLLVLPPHGRSVRFKVLDEFGSRFDVANCSICLHWLNSREDGSVIFSSGYKGCHVLFKENRYILRVQLEELLSSGIPVTSYEVNMTCPTPGGSEVLPDGKREQARDTGVLFSHTGLHQLSESSLTFTGSHYTSQDHVEQIHTVGHYEPSSVLPGMQHHSSPAHSGLLSQPSGAHPVTQFQGSFIQPGVQPLQTGGQNQPGMLRPVLVSQNHPSFVHPGGQTQPGNLRPGSVSQNQPGMMHPGGQNQPGIRPGSVSQNQPGMMYPGGQNQPGIRPGSVSQNHLGGQNQPGIRPGFVSQNQPGMMHHGGQNQPGIRPGSVSQNQPGMMHHGGQNQPGIRPGSVSQNQPGMMHHGGQNQPGIRPGSVSQNQPGMMHHGGQNQPGIRPGSVSQNHLGGQNQPVFRPESVAQNQPGILHLGGQNQPGIRPGSVAQNQPGGQHQPGIRPGFVSQNPPGGQNQPGLRPGLVSQNQPGSSSTGAQTSTGFLRPGAQAPNQVGVSRPSDYSNSQTGLHGSTGLLHPGHPSPALVHPGLSSWPGYIRPGLQPQPGLGRPGLQPQPGLLRPGSLLESTALFYPSAGAGTQLTREQCQVPVGRMPCLAPQGQDGCLQAGCCYDDMDRTTPCYYGNTATVQCLLEGYFVLVVPRGMVAAPYNPDSVRLASSQAGCEPLHTSEAFVMFRFPVTHCGTTVQVIEDRLIYENQLISTIDVQGSPRGSVTRDSVYILHARCIYNSSDLLPLGVEVAAPPTAAALAMPGPLGLQLRIATDESYSSYHPVGDFPLVRVLRDPIYVEVRLLQKTDPNLVLVLHHCWASPGSHPTSQPQWPILVEGCPFQGDNYRTRLIPVGPASPELPFPSHYQRFVISTFTFVEPPGMAVLEGEVYISCSASVCHLAQPEPCRPSCQLGVPSRVRRSLGDRKTADSMGIVTSQGFIVFPEVPKRAGTEQRG
- the LOC130254435 gene encoding acyl-coenzyme A amino acid N-acyltransferase 2-like, which produces MVEVTVTPQSSLADRPVQIRVRGLSPSQLVTLRAWLKDEQGECFQSRAFFRADGAGEVDPGLHAALGGNYSGVWPMGLLWFLQPDTLFRRLVKRDVAGSPFRVRLEVFDGLCLGADPREQPLASCEAERWYVGPGVQRVPIREGRVRGALFLPPGPGPFPGVIDLFGGAGGLIEFRAGLLASRGFAVLALAFFAYDDLPRVLAQLDLEYFEEAAELLLRHPKVRGPGLGVVGVSKGAEVALSMATFLPQVVATVWINGTAFLYGNPLVYKELRIPPIPYYTERIQFTEVGAIDNSGIFADPRDPAYRASAIPVEKIRGKVLFVVGEADRSFNSKLFAELALARMPPESGRILSYPGAGHLIEPPGSPLCSNSSIRGTPRPVAWGGEPQPHARAQEHSWQEILQFLELHLGSVASMKL
- the ZP1 gene encoding zona pellucida sperm-binding protein 1 isoform X1, yielding MGQSCSFLLLLFLLSPWPRATVALLQYRQECGELGMQLLVLPPHGRSVRFKVLDEFGSRFDVANCSICLHWLNSREDGSVIFSSGYKGCHVLFKENRYILRVQLEELLSSGIPVTSYEVNMTCPTPGGSEVLPDGKREQARDTGVLFSHTGLHQLSESSLTFTGSHYTSQDHVEQIHTVGHYEPSSVLPGMQHHSSPAHSGLLSQPSGAHPVTQFQGSFIQPGVQPLQTGGQNQPGMLRPVLVSQNHPSFVHPGGQTQPGNLRPGSVSQNQPGMMHPGGQNQPGIRPGSVSQNQPGMMYPGGQNQPGIRPGSVSQNHLGGQNQPGIRPGFVSQNQPGMMHHGGQNQPGIRPGSVSQNQPGMMHHGGQNQPGIRPGSVSQNQPGMMHHGGQNQPGIRPGSVSQNQPGMMHHGGQNQPGIRPGSVSQNHLGGQNQPVFRPESVAQNQPGILHLGGQNQPGIRPGSVAQNQPGGQHQPGIRPGFVSQNPPGGQNQPGLRPGLVSQNQPGSSSTGAQTSTGFLRPGAQAPNQVGVSRPSDYSNSQTGLHGSTGLLHPGHPSPALVHPGLSSWPGYIRPGLQPQPGLGRPGLQPQPGLLRPGSLLESTALFYPSAGAGTQLTREQCQVPVGRMPCLAPQGQDGCLQAGCCYDDMDRTTPCYYGNTATVQCLLEGYFVLVVPRGMVAAPYNPDSVRLASSQAGCEPLHTSEAFVMFRFPVTHCGTTVQVIEDRLIYENQLISTIDVQGSPRGSVTRDSVYILHARCIYNSSDLLPLGVEVAAPPTAAALAMPGPLGLQLRIATGGCSLSCSLSRSPNHSTPPTIPTDESYSSYHPVGDFPLVRVLRDPIYVEVRLLQKTDPNLVLVLHHCWASPGSHPTSQPQWPILVEGCPFQGDNYRTRLIPVGPASPELPFPSHYQRFVISTFTFVEPPGMAVLEGEVYISCSASVCHLAQPEPCRPSCQLGVPSRVRRSLGDRKTADSMGIVTSQGFIVFPEVPKRAGTEQRG